The following proteins come from a genomic window of Natronosalvus vescus:
- a CDS encoding VOC family protein: MPDLDTHHVGLTVADLESILPFYRDVLGLAVVDRFSVDGEAFSDAVDVPGATGTFAHLETDDGDVRIELVEYDPAADGGSADALNQSGAVHLGFAVSDLDTFYAGLPDDVETLSEPRTTASGTSILFLRDPEGNLIEVLEA; this comes from the coding sequence CACCCACCACGTCGGACTCACCGTCGCCGACCTCGAGTCGATCCTGCCGTTTTACCGCGACGTGCTCGGCCTCGCGGTCGTCGATCGTTTTTCGGTCGATGGCGAGGCGTTCAGCGACGCCGTCGACGTCCCCGGTGCAACCGGTACGTTCGCCCACCTCGAGACCGACGACGGCGACGTCCGCATCGAGCTGGTCGAGTACGACCCCGCTGCAGACGGCGGATCGGCGGATGCGTTGAACCAGTCGGGCGCCGTCCACCTGGGGTTCGCCGTCTCGGATCTCGATACCTTTTACGCCGGGCTTCCGGATGACGTGGAAACCTTGAGCGAACCGCGAACGACGGCCAGCGGTACCTCAATCCTGTTTCTGCGCGATCCGGAGGGGAATTTGATCGAGGTACTCGAGGCCTGA